CGTGGCTCTGGGGTCACCAACGCTGGAAAAACCAGGACGCGCCGCACGCGCGCTTCCGCCTCGCGCAGAAGCGTAACTTCCTCGCCGACGAACTCCGCCTGCGCGGCCTCGCCGCCCTGCCCCGCCGCACGCGCCTGTGGGTGCGTCTGCCCAACTGGCTCGGCGACGTCGTCATGGCGCTGCCGCTGCTCCGCGCGATCCGCGCCGCGCGGCCGGACGCCGAGATCACATTCATCGCCAAAGCGGCCTACCTGCCCCTCCTCGAAAAACTCTCCCTCGCCGACCGTCATCGCGCGCTTCCAAAGACCGGCGGCCTCGCCTACTTCGCGGAGTTCCGCCGCGCCCGCGAGGAATTTCCCGACTGCTACCTGCTCTTCACGAACTCCCAGCGCGGCGACCTCGAGGCGTGGTGCACCGGCGCGCGCCAGCGCTTCGGCCTCGTGCGGCGCGGCCACCCGCGTCCGCTGCTCACGCACCGTTTCGAGCTACCCGCCGACTACGACGAAGCGCAGAACCACCAGCTCGCGCTCTGGACGGATTTCCTCCGGCGCTTCGGCCTCGAGCAGCCCGCGGACTTATCGCCGCTGCAGCTCTCAGCTCTCAGCCCTCAGCTCTCAGCTTCTTCACCCATTGGTCTGATTTGCGGTTCGGAAAACACGCCCGAGAAGCGCTGGCCCGTGGAGCATTGGCGCGCGCTGATCGCTGCGTTGCCCGAGCGAAAATTCGCGCTCTTCGGCACGCCGAACGACCGCGCCATCACCGACGCCGTCGCCGCCGGCTTCGGCGAGCGCGTGGAAAATCTCGCCGGCAAGACGGGCCTCGTGGAGTTCGCCGGACGCCTCCAATCCTGCGCGCTCCTCGTCGCCAACGACACCGGCGGCATGCACCTCGCCAATGCGCTCGGCGTGCCGGTCATCGGTCTCTTCGGCCCGACGAATCCCGTGCGCACCGGCCCCGTGTTCGACGCGCCCCGCACGCTGCTCCAACCGCCCGGCTGCCCGCCGACCGGCGGCGGTTCGCTCGCCGACCTCACGCCGGAGACGGTCGTCGCTGCCGTCCGCGATCAACTCTCAGCTCTGGACTCTGGACTCTAAGCTCTCGGCTTCCTCGCCTTGCCTCTACTCGACGTCACCGATCTCCGCACTCATTTCCACACGCGCAGCGGAGTCTACCGCGCCGTGGACGGCGTGAGCTTCGCCATCGAGCGCGGCGAGACGCTCGGCATCGTCGGCGAATCCGGCTCGGGCAAATCCGTCACCTGCTACTCGCTCATGGGCCTCGTCCCGCAGCCGCCCGGACGCATCGCCGGCGGCCGCGCGCTGTTCGACGGCATCGACCTGCTGCATTGCACGCCCGCCGAAGCGCGCGCCATCCGCGGGAAGCGCATCGCGATGATCTTCCAGGACCCGATGACCTCGCTGAATCCCTACCTGCGGATCGGCGAACAGATCATCGAGCCGCTGCTCATTCACGAAAAAATCAGCCGCGCCGACGCGCTCGCCCGCGCCCGCGCGATGCTCGACGAAGTCGGCATCAACGAGCCCGACCGCCGCCTCCAGCAATACCCGCACGAATTCTCCGGCGGCATGCGCCAGCGCGTGATGATCGCGATGGCGTTGATCACGAACCCCGAGCTGCTCATCGCCGACGAGCCCACCACCGCGCTCGACGTGACGGTGCAGGCGCAGATTCTCGAGCTGATCAAAAAGCTCCAGCGCCAGCACGGCATGGCGGTGATTTTCATCACGCACGACCTCGCGGTCGTCTCCGGCCTCTGCGACCGCGTGCAAGTGATGTATGCCGGCCGCATCGTCGAGCGCGCGCCGACCCGCACGCTCTTCACCGCGCCGAGTCATCCCTACACGCAGGCGCTGCAACGCTCGATCCCCGCGCTCCAGCCAAAGGGCGAGGCGCTCTACACGATTCCCGGCCTGCCGCCCGATCTCTCGAAACCGCTCGCCGGTTGCCCGTTCGCCCCGCGCTGCCCGCACGCGGTCGATTATTGCCACCGCGAACCGGTCACGTTGCTACCCGTGCGCGCCGAACAGGAAAGCGCCTGCCTGCGCGTGCAGCGCGGGGAACTCCAGCCATGAGCGAAGCTCTCCTCGAACTCCGCGACGTGCGAACCCACTTCCCGGTCGAGTCCGGCTTCCTGCTGCGCAAACAGACCGGCGTCGTGAAAGCCGTGGACGGCGTCTCGCTCGCCATCGCGCGCGGCGAGGTCGTCGGCCTCGTGGGCGAGTCCGGCTGCGGCAAATCCACCCTCGCCCGCACGATCATGCAGCTCGTGCCGACGACCGGCGGCAGCGTGATCCTCGACGGCAAGAACCTGACCACCGCCTCCGCGTCCGAGGTGAAGGCCGCGCGCCGCGGCATGCAGATGGTTTTCCAAGATCCGTTCGCATCGCTCAATCCGCGCATGACGGTGTTCGACGCGCTCGCCGAGCCGCTGCGCGTGCACGCGGTCTGTCCGCCCGCCGAGATTCCCGCGCGCGTCGGGCGGTTGATGGAGCTCGTTGGACTCGCTGCCCGCTACGCGCGGAAATACCCGCATGAGTTCTCCGGCGGACAGCGCCAGCGCATCGCCATCGCGCGCGCACTCGCCCTCGAGCCCCAGCTCATTATCGCCGACGAGCCGGTCTCGGCGCTCGATGTTTCGATCCAAGCGCAGATTCTCAATCTCCTCGCCGCGCTCGTGCGGCAGATGAACCTCACGCTGCTGTTCATCGCGCACGATCTCTCCGTGGTGAAACACATCAGCGACCGCGTCGCGGTGATGTATCTCGGCAAGATCGTCGAGCTCGGGCCCGCCGCCGCGGTCATCGACCACCCGCGGCATCCCTACACGCGCGCCCTGATCAGCGCGATTCCCACCGTGCGCCCCGAGGACGGGCGCGAGCGCATCGTGCTCGCCGGCGATCCGCCCTCGCCGATGAATCCGCCCCGCGGCTGCACGTTTCATCCGCGCTGTCCCTATGTCCGCGAGCAATGCCTCGCCACTCTGCCGCCGCTCCGTCCGGCCGACCCGGGTCATACAGCCGCCTGCGTGCGCCTCGATGAAATCGGCTGAGGCGGCCCGGCGTCTTTCCCTCCGATGCACACCTCCCGCTCGCTGTCCCGTTGGATGAGACTCGCCACGCTCGCCCTCGCGCTTGTCGGCGCGTCGGTGCTGCGCGCCGAAGCCCCGGCCGCCGCGCCGCAGAAGTTCGAACCCGCCATCTTCAAGCGCGCTGCGGCCTGGGTCGGTGAACTCGGCCTGACCGATCCCGCTCAGGCGGAGCGCGTCCGCACCGTCATTGCCACGCACCTCACCGCGGTCCGCGACTGGCACAACGCCCATCCCTACACCACCGTGCCCGAGGGTGTGAACCCCGCAACCGGCAAACCGCTCAGCAAACTCGACCGCGAGATGATCGCCGACGGCGCGATGCCCAAGACCGTCCACGCCGCGCTGATGGCCGGCCTGCGCGCCGACCTGACCGAGGCGCAGGTCGAGGCGATCCTCGACAAATACACGATCGGCAAGGTCGCCTTCACCCTCAAGGGCTACCACGCGATCGTGCCCGACCTCACCGCCGAGGAGGAAAAAGTGATTCTCGGCTTCCTGAAACAGGCGCGCGAAGAGGCCGTCGACTACAAGAGCATGCCGCAGATCTCCGCCATCTTCGAAATCTACAAGACGAAGTCCGAGCAGTATCTGATCTCGCGGGGCCGCGACTGGAAGGCCCTGTTCCGCGCCTACGTTCAGAAGGTCCAGGCGGAAAAAGCCGCGAAGCAGGCCGCGCCGCCGGCAGCGCCCGCGAAAACCAACTGACAGGCCGTTGTCAGGGGACCCGGCTAAACTCGGCGCCATGAAAACCGATCCCCTTGCCGCCCGTCGGGAATCGCTGCGCGAGCTGCGCACGATTCCGGGCATCGGCCCGAGCCTCGCGCTCGATCTCTACTCCCTCGGCATCCGCCGGGTCGCCGATCTCAAAGCCAAGGACCCCGAGAAGCTCTACCGCCAGCTGGAGCAGCTGACCGCATCGAAGCAGGACCGCTGCGTGCTCTACACCTTCCGCTGCGCGGTCTACTTCGCGAAGACGAAGCGCCCGCGCCCGGAAAAGTTGCTCTGGTGGAATTGGCAGGACGTGTAGAGATTTTATTCGCCCATTTCTCACCGTGTTGCGACAAGTGCGATGTGGATCCAACGAGGCAAATCCGGTTTCTTTATCCACCGCTCATTTGTTTGGGTTATCTGCTATGGCTTTTGCTTTCGAATGCCCGGACTGCCGAGGTCTTTTCCCAAGTTTTCCGCGACGCGCCAACGCCAACAATCACTTTTGTGGGAACGCTGGTTGCTGGTGGTGTTGTCGTAGTGGTCATCGGGTTTATTTTGGGCACGTTCACTTACTCGGTAATGCGACTGCTCTCGTTGCTGCGCGGGATCAAAAGCCACCGCCCCTCCGAATGGATTGGATGGCAAACACATGAAGCGTGGTTCAGCGAAGACGATGCGAACGATATCTGGAGAAGATCCGTCGGGCTTTGGGCTGACCTAAAGAAACGAGATATCCATTTGGCAACCGTTCGCCTCGACTTCGCGTTGATTGACGAACGAGTCCACCAGTGGATTGAAAGGCGATGGAACGCGTTCAATATCTCGCTCAATACCGTTATTGGAATTTTGCTGGTAAAAGGTGGCGCGCAGTATTTCGCCCCATCGTTGCCTCGTCCAAATTTGTGGGCGGAAACAGGGTGGGCTCTGGTGGCGATGTTTCTGATTAATGCGTTTCTTGCATTCAAAGACTCTGGAAGAATGCTGGTATTTTGCTCCCAACTCCCCGAGGAAAAGAAAACTCGTTAAGGCGGCATTCCGATCTGCCGCAGCGCCTCGTAGGCGGCCACACCGGCGGCGGTCGACAGATTGAGCGAGCGCAGTTCGCCGTTCGCGTGCGGGATTTTCAGCCGCCGGTCGTCGCCGAACTCCGCATGCAGCCACTCCGGCACGCCGGCGCCTTCGTTGCCCATCACGAGGCCGTCGCCGTCGGCGAATTTCACTTCCCAGAAAGTGCGCGTCGCATGCGTCGTGAACAGCCACAAACGCTGCGGCGCGGCCGGGCTGGCCTTGAAGGTTTCCCAGTTCTCGTGCTGGTGCACGTCGAGCGAATACCAGTAGTCCATGCCCGCGCGGCGGAGGTTCGCGTCGGTGATTTTGAAACCGAGCGGATGAATGAGGTGCAGGCGCGACTTCGTCACGGCACACATGCGGCCGATGTTGCCGGTGTTGGGCGCGATTTGAGGTTGGAAAAGGACGACGTGGAGCATGGCGCGGCGAGCGGATTTAGGCTGGCCAGCCCCGGGCGCATATTCCATCCCATTGTGACCCGGCGCCCGGGCCTGGGACCGCCGCGCCAACCCCATGCAGCCCGCGTCTTCGTCCTCGCCCAGTTCGCAGTCGGCCGCCGTGTCCGACAGTGGCGCACCGTTTGGCCTCGGCGTCATGCTGCTCGACGACGAGGTGGCCTACATCGACTTGCTCCAGCAGCTGCTCGTCGAACACCTCGCGTGCCCGGTGCACAGTTTCTCGCGGCCCGCAGCGGCGCTCGCCGCGCTGCCCACGCTGAACATCGGACTGATCGTCACCGACTATCACATGCCGGGCATGGACGGGCTGGAATTTCTCGCCGCGGTCCAAGCGATCAGGCCGCACCTGCCCGCGGTCATGATTACCGCGCACGAGATCGAGTTGGGCGTCGGACGCGCCGCCCGCGTGCCGACGCTGAAGGCGGTCGTGCGGAAGCCGTTCAAGTGGACGGTGCTCGCGGAAGAGATCAACCGCTACTGGACCGGCTCGCGTCCGCCCTTCCCGTTCAACCGCTGAGCGCCGCGCCGCGAAATGAAAAAGCCCGCCTCGCGGCGGGCTTCGTTTTTGCGGGAGCAGTTAAAGAGCGCGCTCAGTTCGCCGCGCCGCCGGTGTAGTAGAGCGCGAAGGCGAACTTGTCGGCGGTTTCCTCGATCTGCTTCGAGATCGGTTTGCCCGCGCCGTGGCCGGCGTTCGTCTCGATGCGGATGAACATCGGGAGCGGATTCGCGGGGTTCGCCGCTTGGAGCGCCGCGGCGTATTTGAACGAGTGGCCCGGATGCACGCGGTCGTCGTGGTCGCCGGTGGTCACCATGATCGCCGGATAACGGACGCCGGGCTTCACGTTGTGCACAGGCGAGTAACCCTTGAGGTAGGCGGCCATCTCGGCGGAGTCGTCGACCGAGCCGTAGTCGCTCGCCCACGCCCAACCGATGGTGAATTTCTGGAAGCGCGTCATGTCCATCACGCCGACCGCGGGGAACGCGACCTTCGCGAGATCGGGGCGCTGGTTGACCACGGCGCCGATGAGCAGGCCGCCGTTCGAACCGCCGCTGATCACGAGCTTGTCGTGCGAAGTGTATTGCTGCGCGACGAGGTAGTCGCCGGCGGCGATGAAGTCGTCGAACACGTTCTGCTTTTTCGTCTTCGTGCCGGCGAGGTGCCACTCGCGGCCGTATTCGCCGCCGCCGCGCAGGTTGGCCACGGCGTAGATGCCGCCGAGTTCCATCCAGGCGAGGTTCGACGTGGAGAACGACGGGAGCATCGAGATGTTGAAGCCGCCGTAAGCGTAGAGGAGCGTCGGGTGCGAGCCGTCGAGTTTGATGCCCTTGCGATGCGTGATGAACATCGGGACCTTCGTGCCGTCCTTCGACGTGTAGAACACCTGCTTCGTCTCGTAGACGCTCGGGTCGAACGCGACTTTCGGCGCTTGGAAGACTTCGACTTTGCCCGTGGCGAGGTCGGCGCGGAAGTTCGTCGTCGGATACGTGAACGAGGTGAACGAGAAGAACATATCGCTCTCGTCCTCGCGGCCGCTGATGCCGGCGACGTTGCCGATGCCGGGCAGCGCGATGTTGCCGAGCGAGGCGCCGTCCTTCGCGAACACTGCGAGCACGCTCTTGGCGTCCTGCATGTAGTTCACGACGAACTTTCCGCCGATGTAGGCGGCGCTGGAGATGACGTCCTTCGATTCGGGGACGAGCGTCTTCCAGTTGGCGCGGTCGGGATTCTTGAGGTCGATCGCGATGACCTTGTTGCGCGGCGCGTCGAGGTCGGTGAGCAGGTAGAGCGTCGAGCCGTCGTTGCCGATGACGTTGTAGCTCGCCTCGAGCACGTCGATGAGGCGGACGACCTCGCCTTGCACGTGCGGCTTCTTCGGGTCCTGGAGATCGAGGTAATAGAGACGATTGCGCGGATCGGTGCCCTCGGAAACGTTGATGAGCAGGTAGCGGCCGTCCTCGGTGACGCCGCCGCCGAGGCCCCACTTCGGTTGATCCGGACGCTCGTAGACGAGGAGATCGTCGGCCTGCTTCGTGCCGATGCGATGGAAATAGATCTTCTGGTTCGAGAGGTCGCTGAAGACCTGGTTGCCCTCGCGGCGCGGCTCGGGGTAGCGCGAGTAGAAGAAGCCCGAACTGTCCTTCGCCCAGCTGAAGCCGGAGAACTTCACCCAATTGATCACGTCCTCGGTATCCTGGCCGGTCGCGAGATCGCGCACGCGAAACTCGTTCCAATCCGAACCGGCGCGCGCGATGCCGTAGCCGACCCACTTGCCGTCCTCGGAAGGCGCGATGGCGGACAGCGCGACGGTGCCGTCCTTCGACATCGTGTTCGGGTCGATCACCAAGCGGCCTTCCGCAGTGAGCGAGTCCTTCACGAACAGCGGCGACTGGTTCTGCAGGCCGGAGTTGTAGGTGTAGAAATAGCGGCCGCCCGTCTTGCCGGGCAGGCTGTAGCGCGGGAAGTTCAACAGCTCCTGCAGGCGCTGCTTGATCGCGTCGCGCTTCGGCAGGTTTTTCAGGAAATCGAACGTGACTTTGTTCTGCGCGCCGACCCACGCCTTGGTGTCGGCGGAGTCGACATCTTCGAGCCAACGGAACGGGTCCGTGATTTTGACACCATGCACCTCGTCGACTTGGTCGACGGTTTTGCTGGCGGGGTATTCGAACTGGGCGGCGAGTGCCAAGACGGGCGTAGCCGCGAGGGTAACCAGAGCCTTCAACTTCATGCGGCCAAGGCAATGCACGGTCGCGCCCGGCGCAAGCCGAAGAGGCTGATTGCTCCCTTCGGACCAACGAAGCGGTCGTTTTGCAGGATGAACGGACAAAAAAGGCGACGCCCGCGCGTCGCCTTCGCTCCGGAATCGTGGTGCGCCGGTCAGTTCCTGCCCCAGCCCGCGAAGTGCGCGCCGAAGCCCATGCGCAGCGCCCAATCCGCGATCGTCTTCGAGACCGGCGACGTGCCGCTCGAGCCGCCGTGGCCGGCGTTGGCCTCGATGTGAATCAGGATCGGACCGCTGTTCGCCGCCGCGCCGGCCTGCGCCGCCGCGGTGTATTTGTAGGAATGCGCGGGGTAGACGCGATCGTCGTGGTCGCCGGTCGTGACGAGCACCGCGGGATATTTCGCGCCGATCTTCACGGTGTGCAGCGGCGAATAGGCACGCAGGTAGGCGAAGCCCTCGGGCGTGTCCGAGTTGCCGTAGTCGCTCGCCCACGCGGCACCGACAGTGAATTTGTGATAGCGCAACATATCCATCACGCCGACCGCAGGCACGGCCGCGGCGCAGAGGTCAGGGCGCTGGTTCACGACCGCACCGAGCAGCAGGCCGCCGTTGGAACGGCCGTCGAGCACGAGCTTATTGTGCGAGGTGTAGCCGTTCGCGCAGAGCCAGTCGGCCGCGGCGATGAAGTCGTCGAACACGTTTTGCTTCCGCTCCTTCGTGCCCGCTTTGTGCCACTCTTCGCCGTATTCGCCGCCGCCGCGCATGTTCACCATCGCATAGACGCCGCCGCGCTCGATCCAGACGAGCGGCGGCACGGCGAACGACGGCTTGAGCGAGACGTTGAAACCGCCGTAGCCGTAGAGCCAACCGGCCGCGGAGCCGTCGAGCTTGAGGCCCTTCTTGTGGACGAGGAACAGCGGGATCTTCGTGCCGTCCTTCGACGGATAAAACACCTGCTTCACCTCGTAGGCCGAGAGTTCGAAGCCAACCTTCGTCTCCGAAAAGGTCTCGGTCTTGCCGCTGCCGAGATCGTGCCGCAGCACCGTGCCGGGCGCGAGGAACGACGCGAAGCCCACGAACAGCTCGGGGCTCTTGAACTTGCCCGAGACACTCGTGACCGAGCCGAGACCCGGCAACGCAATCTCGCCCGCGGCTTTGCCGTCGAGTTCGAAGAGCGCGATGCGGTTCGCCGCGTCGTGCATGTAAGTCGCGACGATCTTGCCGGCGGAGATACGAACGCCCTCCAGCGTGTCCTTCGACTCGGGCACGATCGTCTTCGCCGCCGCGACACCCGCGTCGAGGTCGACCGCGATCACCTTGCCGCGAGGCGCGCCGGCGTTGGTGGAGAAATAGAGCGTGCGGCCCACGTTGCCGATGAAGCCGTAGCTCGAGACGAAATCGTCCACGAGCTTCACGACCGCGCCGCCGAGCTGCGGGGCGTGGCCATCCACGAGATCAATGTAGTAGACCGAGTTGCCGAGCTTGCCGGGCTGCGTGACGCCGATGACGAGGTAGCGGCCATCCGACGAGACTTGTCCGCCGAAGCCCCACTCCGGGTGCTCAGGGATCGCGAAGATCAACGGGTCATCGCTCTGCGCCGTGCCCACGCGGTGGTAGTGCAACTTGCGGTTCTCGATCTTGGAAAAAACCTTCGCGTTGCCGCCCGGAGGCTCCGGCAGGCGCGTGTAGAAAAAGCCCTTCGCGTCGTGCGACCAGCTCATGCCGGAAAACTTCACCCACTTGATCTGGTCTGGCGCGTCCTGACTCGTCGCGATGTCGCGCAGATAAAACTCGTTCCAATCCGATCCGGCGCGCGCGAGACCGTAGCCGAGCCACTTGCCGTCCGGCGAAGGCGACGTGACGGTGACCGCCACGGTGCCGTCGGCCGCGAGCGTGTTCGGATCGATCAGCACGCGCGGCGTGCCGGCGAGACCTTCCTGCACGAACAGCGGCGACTGGTTCTGCAGGCCGTCGTTGCGGGTGAAGAAATACCAGTTGCCCTCCTTGAACGGCACGCCGGCGCGCGGGAAGTTCCACAGTTCGGTCAGGCGGCGACGCACCTGATCCACCTCGGGCATCTGCGCGAGTTGCGCGTCGGTGAATTCGTTCTGCGCCTTCACCCACGCCTTCGTGTCCGCGGAGTCAATGTCCTCGAGCCAGCGATACGGATCGGCGACCTTGGTGCCGTGATAGTCGTCGACGTGCTCGACGGTCTTGCTGACGGGATAATTCGCGGCGAGTGCCAGCGCAGGCACCAGCGCCGCCAACGGGGTAAGAGCGGTGAGTCGCATCCGGCGGACAAAAACGGAAAGCCGCGCGCCCGCAAGCCCGCGCCCCGAGTTTGCGACGAACGCGCAACCGGCGAAAAACCGCACGAACTTCCGCCCGACACCGACATTGCACGGAACCAACGGTTCCTCGCCGCGCACACACAGACATGCCCGCCACGTCCGGCCATGCTCGCGACCACCGCTTCGACTCGTTGCGGGGCCTGCTGATCGTGCTGATGGCCACGAACCACATCGAATCGGACTTGCACGTGGCGACGGACCAAGCGCTCGGCTTCGTCGGCCCGGTCGAAGGATTCGTCTTCCTGTCCGGCCTCGCCGCCGGCTGGCTGTATGCGCGCCACATGCTCGAGCGTGGATTCGCCGGCGCGTGCGCCACGACCGCGGGACAGGCGGGAACGGTTTATCGCACCCATTTGCTAACCTACTTCGGCGCGCTCGCCTGGACGCTGTTCTACACGTTCCAGACCCGCCATGTGTCGCCGTCTTTGCCGCCATGGTTCGCCGCGGAGCCGCTCAACTCCGTCTGGCTCGGCCTCACCCTGCTCTACCAGCCGAGCCTGCTCGACCTTCTCCCGCTGTATTGCGTCTTCCTGCTCGCGCTTCCGTGGGTGCTGCGCGCCTGCCTGAGTGGCCGCGGATACGTCGTGCTCGCGCTGAGTTTTCTCGCGTGGGCGCTGACCCAATCCGCCTCCGGCGGCATCGTTGCGTGGGGCGGACGGATCGAGCTCGGCGCGTTTCATCCGCTCGCATGGCAATTGCCCTTCGTCGTCGGCGCGGTCCTCGGCGCGCACAAGGCGATGGGCGTGCGCCTGCTCGAGCCGCGCGTCTGGCCGCTCGCGCTGGCTTTCGCGGCGGCGGTGCTGCTGTGGCTCGTGCGGCACGGCGTGGTGCCGGCCCCCTTCCCCGGCGAACAACTGGCGGTGCTCACCCACGCGAACAC
This region of Opitutia bacterium genomic DNA includes:
- a CDS encoding DUF3826 domain-containing protein; its protein translation is MHTSRSLSRWMRLATLALALVGASVLRAEAPAAAPQKFEPAIFKRAAAWVGELGLTDPAQAERVRTVIATHLTAVRDWHNAHPYTTVPEGVNPATGKPLSKLDREMIADGAMPKTVHAALMAGLRADLTEAQVEAILDKYTIGKVAFTLKGYHAIVPDLTAEEEKVILGFLKQAREEAVDYKSMPQISAIFEIYKTKSEQYLISRGRDWKALFRAYVQKVQAEKAAKQAAPPAAPAKTN
- the opgC gene encoding OpgC domain-containing protein translates to MPATSGHARDHRFDSLRGLLIVLMATNHIESDLHVATDQALGFVGPVEGFVFLSGLAAGWLYARHMLERGFAGACATTAGQAGTVYRTHLLTYFGALAWTLFYTFQTRHVSPSLPPWFAAEPLNSVWLGLTLLYQPSLLDLLPLYCVFLLALPWVLRACLSGRGYVVLALSFLAWALTQSASGGIVAWGGRIELGAFHPLAWQLPFVVGAVLGAHKAMGVRLLEPRVWPLALAFAAAVLLWLVRHGVVPAPFPGEQLAVLTHANTLGALRLANFALVAYLVASAAQVFPRAFEWRAFAIVGESALPAFAAQCLVAIVIGTYPELFATTTLGRAVGTAAMLGIVFGVAGINHWRRTRRIEAAIARLLRTPAPKPPPRDLAHAAPR
- a CDS encoding tRNA (cytidine(34)-2'-O)-methyltransferase — translated: MLHVVLFQPQIAPNTGNIGRMCAVTKSRLHLIHPLGFKITDANLRRAGMDYWYSLDVHQHENWETFKASPAAPQRLWLFTTHATRTFWEVKFADGDGLVMGNEGAGVPEWLHAEFGDDRRLKIPHANGELRSLNLSTAAGVAAYEALRQIGMPP
- a CDS encoding ABC transporter ATP-binding protein: MPLLDVTDLRTHFHTRSGVYRAVDGVSFAIERGETLGIVGESGSGKSVTCYSLMGLVPQPPGRIAGGRALFDGIDLLHCTPAEARAIRGKRIAMIFQDPMTSLNPYLRIGEQIIEPLLIHEKISRADALARARAMLDEVGINEPDRRLQQYPHEFSGGMRQRVMIAMALITNPELLIADEPTTALDVTVQAQILELIKKLQRQHGMAVIFITHDLAVVSGLCDRVQVMYAGRIVERAPTRTLFTAPSHPYTQALQRSIPALQPKGEALYTIPGLPPDLSKPLAGCPFAPRCPHAVDYCHREPVTLLPVRAEQESACLRVQRGELQP
- a CDS encoding S9 family peptidase, producing MKLKALVTLAATPVLALAAQFEYPASKTVDQVDEVHGVKITDPFRWLEDVDSADTKAWVGAQNKVTFDFLKNLPKRDAIKQRLQELLNFPRYSLPGKTGGRYFYTYNSGLQNQSPLFVKDSLTAEGRLVIDPNTMSKDGTVALSAIAPSEDGKWVGYGIARAGSDWNEFRVRDLATGQDTEDVINWVKFSGFSWAKDSSGFFYSRYPEPRREGNQVFSDLSNQKIYFHRIGTKQADDLLVYERPDQPKWGLGGGVTEDGRYLLINVSEGTDPRNRLYYLDLQDPKKPHVQGEVVRLIDVLEASYNVIGNDGSTLYLLTDLDAPRNKVIAIDLKNPDRANWKTLVPESKDVISSAAYIGGKFVVNYMQDAKSVLAVFAKDGASLGNIALPGIGNVAGISGREDESDMFFSFTSFTYPTTNFRADLATGKVEVFQAPKVAFDPSVYETKQVFYTSKDGTKVPMFITHRKGIKLDGSHPTLLYAYGGFNISMLPSFSTSNLAWMELGGIYAVANLRGGGEYGREWHLAGTKTKKQNVFDDFIAAGDYLVAQQYTSHDKLVISGGSNGGLLIGAVVNQRPDLAKVAFPAVGVMDMTRFQKFTIGWAWASDYGSVDDSAEMAAYLKGYSPVHNVKPGVRYPAIMVTTGDHDDRVHPGHSFKYAAALQAANPANPLPMFIRIETNAGHGAGKPISKQIEETADKFAFALYYTGGAAN
- a CDS encoding response regulator, producing MQPASSSSPSSQSAAVSDSGAPFGLGVMLLDDEVAYIDLLQQLLVEHLACPVHSFSRPAAALAALPTLNIGLIVTDYHMPGMDGLEFLAAVQAIRPHLPAVMITAHEIELGVGRAARVPTLKAVVRKPFKWTVLAEEINRYWTGSRPPFPFNR
- a CDS encoding helix-hairpin-helix domain-containing protein, producing MKTDPLAARRESLRELRTIPGIGPSLALDLYSLGIRRVADLKAKDPEKLYRQLEQLTASKQDRCVLYTFRCAVYFAKTKRPRPEKLLWWNWQDV
- a CDS encoding ATP-binding cassette domain-containing protein translates to MSEALLELRDVRTHFPVESGFLLRKQTGVVKAVDGVSLAIARGEVVGLVGESGCGKSTLARTIMQLVPTTGGSVILDGKNLTTASASEVKAARRGMQMVFQDPFASLNPRMTVFDALAEPLRVHAVCPPAEIPARVGRLMELVGLAARYARKYPHEFSGGQRQRIAIARALALEPQLIIADEPVSALDVSIQAQILNLLAALVRQMNLTLLFIAHDLSVVKHISDRVAVMYLGKIVELGPAAAVIDHPRHPYTRALISAIPTVRPEDGRERIVLAGDPPSPMNPPRGCTFHPRCPYVREQCLATLPPLRPADPGHTAACVRLDEIG
- a CDS encoding S9 family peptidase — encoded protein: MRLTALTPLAALVPALALAANYPVSKTVEHVDDYHGTKVADPYRWLEDIDSADTKAWVKAQNEFTDAQLAQMPEVDQVRRRLTELWNFPRAGVPFKEGNWYFFTRNDGLQNQSPLFVQEGLAGTPRVLIDPNTLAADGTVAVTVTSPSPDGKWLGYGLARAGSDWNEFYLRDIATSQDAPDQIKWVKFSGMSWSHDAKGFFYTRLPEPPGGNAKVFSKIENRKLHYHRVGTAQSDDPLIFAIPEHPEWGFGGQVSSDGRYLVIGVTQPGKLGNSVYYIDLVDGHAPQLGGAVVKLVDDFVSSYGFIGNVGRTLYFSTNAGAPRGKVIAVDLDAGVAAAKTIVPESKDTLEGVRISAGKIVATYMHDAANRIALFELDGKAAGEIALPGLGSVTSVSGKFKSPELFVGFASFLAPGTVLRHDLGSGKTETFSETKVGFELSAYEVKQVFYPSKDGTKIPLFLVHKKGLKLDGSAAGWLYGYGGFNVSLKPSFAVPPLVWIERGGVYAMVNMRGGGEYGEEWHKAGTKERKQNVFDDFIAAADWLCANGYTSHNKLVLDGRSNGGLLLGAVVNQRPDLCAAAVPAVGVMDMLRYHKFTVGAAWASDYGNSDTPEGFAYLRAYSPLHTVKIGAKYPAVLVTTGDHDDRVYPAHSYKYTAAAQAGAAANSGPILIHIEANAGHGGSSGTSPVSKTIADWALRMGFGAHFAGWGRN